The following proteins are encoded in a genomic region of Xenopus laevis strain J_2021 chromosome 3L, Xenopus_laevis_v10.1, whole genome shotgun sequence:
- the LOC121401589 gene encoding tubulin monoglycylase TTLL3-like isoform X4: protein MNTLTKRLWKCISYCFPFRKKKPNDNAVEEIEIKQESLEKQPIEANSERETSYEVNSERETTIEANSERETSNEVNSERETTVEANSEIETSNEVNSERETTVEANSEIETTNEVNSERETTVEANSEIETSNEVNSERETTVEANSERETTNEVNSERETTVEAKKKRETTTKAHRKRKAANKSNSTRKTAKKPNVSPERDKLYCDECVSRQKRCFEDQVKTAVAKKNVFWTDFKGSNDFERGLLSRGWVKKIAPTFNAGPKKTIFCDPTYGHEIISRYDIQPNLILTRQRIELHLLKEDQITNHFYGVDATSKSGLCNLLRQWCLSCDANPHTFFPRCYMFSEKNEKQAFIDDFTMTAACGILKWVLRTNGKSLQDEVIPSRKEKKEKTAFCMSDAKINNHGPARIVPEDIIVTALVACQFHLYDLTHEDEDDIICAGIVDRKHFISDYYRVMHHGAHIQNSDKYVDYCHQLLCKLRRVNPQLDIDGEKNIWISKPRALSRGRGIRCRNDLKDICSLGWKWVVQKYIERPLLVYGTKFDLRQHFLITDWHPLTIWFYKHSFLRFSSQPFTLERLDTAIHVCNNSIQRKLKNAPNRHPNLPEENMWHSDEFKEYLCTIGKEQVWDSIIIPGMKKALIHSMKATRENVKYKKNSYDLFGSDFLFGENFQPWLLEIQYKPDITKDTPVMKKIVPPMVEDILRVVIDYKDDPNCNVGGFELIYKQF from the exons TGAG atcaaacaggaatcactagAAAAACAACCTATTGAAGCTAATAGTGAAAGAGAAACGAGTTATGAAGTAAACAGTGAAAGAGAAACAACTATTGAAGCTAATAGTGAAAGAGAAACGAGTAATGAAGTTAATAGCGAAAGAGAAACAACTGTTGAAGCTAATAGTGAAATAGAAACGAGTAATGAAGTTAATAGCGAAAGAGAAACAACTGTTGAAGCTAATAGTGAAATAGAAACAACTAATGAAGTTAATAGCGAAAGAGAAACAACTGTTGAAGCTAATAGTGAAATAGAAACCAGTAATGAAGTTAATAGCGAAAGAGAAACAACTGTTGAAGCTAATAGTGAAAGAGAAACAACTAATGAAGTTAATAGCGAAAGAGAAACAACTGTTGAAGCTAAGAAGAAAAGAGAAACTACTACTAAAGCTCATAGGAAAAGAAAGGCGGCTAACAAATCTAATAGTACAAGAAAAACTGCTAAGAAGCCTAATG TTTCACCTGAACGGGATAAATTGTACTGTGACGAATGTGTATCCAGACAGAAGAGATGCTTCGAAGATCAGGTTAAAACAGCAGTTGCG AAAAAGAACGTTTTCTGGACTGACTTTAAAGGATCCAATGACTTCGAGAGAGGCCTATTAAGTAGAGGATGGGTGAAGAAAATCGCCCCCACCTTca ATGCTGGTCCCAAGAAAACTATATTTTGTGACCCAACATATGGACATGAG attatAAGTCGTTATGACATACAACCCAACCTCATCCTGACACGCCAAAGAATTGAACTCCATCTTCTGAAAGAGGATCAGATAACCAATCACTTTTACGGTGTGGACGCCACAAGCAAG AGTGGTCTGTGCAATCTATTAAGGCAATGGTGTTTGTCGTGTGATGCAAATCCACACACTTTCTTCCCTCGTTGCTACATGTTtagtgagaaaaatgaaaaacaagcatTCATTG ATGACTTTACCATGACTGCGGCTTGTGGTATCCTAAAATGGGTTTTGAGAACCAATGGGAAGTCTTTGCAAGATGAAGTTATTCCCAGccggaaagaaaagaaagaaaaaacggCTTTTTGCATGTCAG ATGCTAAAATAAACAATCATGGCCCTGCAAGAATTGTTCCAGAAGATATTATAGTAACAGCCCTTGTGGCTTGCCAGTTTCATCTGTACGACTTGACACATGAGGATGAAGACGACATAATATGTGCCGGGATAGTTGATAGAAAACATTTCATAAGTGACTACTATCGGGTTATGCA TCATGGTGCGCACATACAGAATTCAGACAAGTATGTTGATTACTGCCACCAATTGTTATGTAAGCTGAGAAGAGTGAACCCACAACTAGATAtagatggagaaaaaaacatctggATTTCAAAACCAAGAGCTCTATCTAGAGGAAGAG GGATACGTTGCAGAAATGATCTGAAAGACATATGTTCCTTGGGATGGAAATGGGTGGTTCAAAAGTACATAGAGAGGCCACTTCTTGTATATGGAACCAAATTTGATCTCCGTCAGCATTTCCTCATAACGGACTGGCACCCCTTAACTATCTGGTTCTATAAGCACAGTTTCCTCCGTTTCTCATCTCAGCCCTTCACGCTGGAGAGATTAGATAC CGCCATCCATGTATGTAATAACAGCATACAGAGAAAATTAAAGAATGCACCAAATCGTCACCCCAACCTGCCTGAAGAAAACATGTGGCACAGTGACGAATTCAAAGAGTATCTTTGTACAATCGGAAAAGAGCAAGTCTGGGATTCAATCATTATACCAGGGATGAAGAAAGCCCTCATTCATTCAATGAAGGCCACTCGGGAAAATGTGAAGTACAAGAAAAACAGTTATGACCTTTTTGGTTCAGATTTTCTGTTTGGAGAAAACTTCCAGCCCTGGCTACTTGAGATACAATACAAACCTGACATAACCAAAGACACGCCAGTAATGAAGAAAATTGTTCCACCAATGGTAGAGGACATTCTACGTGTGGTGATTGATTACAAGGATGACCCTAACTGTAATGTGGGAGGATTTGAACTTATATATAAACAG TTCTAG
- the LOC121401589 gene encoding tubulin monoglycylase TTLL3-like isoform X3, whose protein sequence is MNTLTKRLWKCISYCFPFRKKIKQESLEKQPIEANSERETSYEVNSERETTIEANSERETSNEVNSERETTVEANSEIETSNEVNSERETTVEANSEIETTNEVNSERETTVEANSEIETSNEVNSERETTVEANSERETTNEVNSERETTVEAKKKRETTTKAHRKRKAANKSNSTRKTAKKPNVSPERDKLYCDECVSRQKRCFEDQVKTAVAKKNVFWTDFKGSNDFERGLLSRGWVKKIAPTFNAGPKKTIFCDPTYGHEIISRYDIQPNLILTRQRIELHLLKEDQITNHFYGVDATSKSGLCNLLRQWCLSCDANPHTFFPRCYMFSEKNEKQAFIDDFTMTAACGILKWVLRTNGKSLQDEVIPSRKEKKEKTAFCMSDAKINNHGPARIVPEDIIVTALVACQFHLYDLTHEDEDDIICAGIVDRKHFISDYYRVMHHGAHIQNSDKYVDYCHQLLCKLRRVNPQLDIDGEKNIWISKPRALSRGRGIRCRNDLKDICSLGWKWVVQKYIERPLLVYGTKFDLRQHFLITDWHPLTIWFYKHSFLRFSSQPFTLERLDTAIHVCNNSIQRKLKNAPNRHPNLPEENMWHSDEFKEYLCTIGKEQVWDSIIIPGMKKALIHSMKATRENVKYKKNSYDLFGSDFLFGENFQPWLLEIQYKPDITKDTPVMKKIVPPMVEDILRVVIDYKDDPNCNVGGFELIYKQANYTGNVSRSAPNTRTDARHPGLSSYFTS, encoded by the exons atcaaacaggaatcactagAAAAACAACCTATTGAAGCTAATAGTGAAAGAGAAACGAGTTATGAAGTAAACAGTGAAAGAGAAACAACTATTGAAGCTAATAGTGAAAGAGAAACGAGTAATGAAGTTAATAGCGAAAGAGAAACAACTGTTGAAGCTAATAGTGAAATAGAAACGAGTAATGAAGTTAATAGCGAAAGAGAAACAACTGTTGAAGCTAATAGTGAAATAGAAACAACTAATGAAGTTAATAGCGAAAGAGAAACAACTGTTGAAGCTAATAGTGAAATAGAAACCAGTAATGAAGTTAATAGCGAAAGAGAAACAACTGTTGAAGCTAATAGTGAAAGAGAAACAACTAATGAAGTTAATAGCGAAAGAGAAACAACTGTTGAAGCTAAGAAGAAAAGAGAAACTACTACTAAAGCTCATAGGAAAAGAAAGGCGGCTAACAAATCTAATAGTACAAGAAAAACTGCTAAGAAGCCTAATG TTTCACCTGAACGGGATAAATTGTACTGTGACGAATGTGTATCCAGACAGAAGAGATGCTTCGAAGATCAGGTTAAAACAGCAGTTGCG AAAAAGAACGTTTTCTGGACTGACTTTAAAGGATCCAATGACTTCGAGAGAGGCCTATTAAGTAGAGGATGGGTGAAGAAAATCGCCCCCACCTTca ATGCTGGTCCCAAGAAAACTATATTTTGTGACCCAACATATGGACATGAG attatAAGTCGTTATGACATACAACCCAACCTCATCCTGACACGCCAAAGAATTGAACTCCATCTTCTGAAAGAGGATCAGATAACCAATCACTTTTACGGTGTGGACGCCACAAGCAAG AGTGGTCTGTGCAATCTATTAAGGCAATGGTGTTTGTCGTGTGATGCAAATCCACACACTTTCTTCCCTCGTTGCTACATGTTtagtgagaaaaatgaaaaacaagcatTCATTG ATGACTTTACCATGACTGCGGCTTGTGGTATCCTAAAATGGGTTTTGAGAACCAATGGGAAGTCTTTGCAAGATGAAGTTATTCCCAGccggaaagaaaagaaagaaaaaacggCTTTTTGCATGTCAG ATGCTAAAATAAACAATCATGGCCCTGCAAGAATTGTTCCAGAAGATATTATAGTAACAGCCCTTGTGGCTTGCCAGTTTCATCTGTACGACTTGACACATGAGGATGAAGACGACATAATATGTGCCGGGATAGTTGATAGAAAACATTTCATAAGTGACTACTATCGGGTTATGCA TCATGGTGCGCACATACAGAATTCAGACAAGTATGTTGATTACTGCCACCAATTGTTATGTAAGCTGAGAAGAGTGAACCCACAACTAGATAtagatggagaaaaaaacatctggATTTCAAAACCAAGAGCTCTATCTAGAGGAAGAG GGATACGTTGCAGAAATGATCTGAAAGACATATGTTCCTTGGGATGGAAATGGGTGGTTCAAAAGTACATAGAGAGGCCACTTCTTGTATATGGAACCAAATTTGATCTCCGTCAGCATTTCCTCATAACGGACTGGCACCCCTTAACTATCTGGTTCTATAAGCACAGTTTCCTCCGTTTCTCATCTCAGCCCTTCACGCTGGAGAGATTAGATAC CGCCATCCATGTATGTAATAACAGCATACAGAGAAAATTAAAGAATGCACCAAATCGTCACCCCAACCTGCCTGAAGAAAACATGTGGCACAGTGACGAATTCAAAGAGTATCTTTGTACAATCGGAAAAGAGCAAGTCTGGGATTCAATCATTATACCAGGGATGAAGAAAGCCCTCATTCATTCAATGAAGGCCACTCGGGAAAATGTGAAGTACAAGAAAAACAGTTATGACCTTTTTGGTTCAGATTTTCTGTTTGGAGAAAACTTCCAGCCCTGGCTACTTGAGATACAATACAAACCTGACATAACCAAAGACACGCCAGTAATGAAGAAAATTGTTCCACCAATGGTAGAGGACATTCTACGTGTGGTGATTGATTACAAGGATGACCCTAACTGTAATGTGGGAGGATTTGAACTTATATATAAACAG GCAAATTATACTGGAAatgtgtcacggtcagcacccaacaccagaacagatgccaggcaccctggtctcagctcgtacttcaccagttaa
- the LOC121401589 gene encoding tubulin monoglycylase TTLL3-like isoform X2, with the protein MNTLTKRLWKCISYCFPFRKKKPNDNAVEEIEIKQESLEKQPIEANSERETSYEVNSERETTIEANSERETSNEVNSERETTVEANSEIETSNEVNSERETTVEANSEIETTNEVNSERETTVEANSEIETSNEVNSERETTVEANSERETTNEVNSERETTVEAKKKRETTTKAHRKRKAANKSNSTRKTAKKPNVSPERDKLYCDECVSRQKRCFEDQVKTAVAKKNVFWTDFKGSNDFERGLLSRGWVKKIAPTFNAGPKKTIFCDPTYGHEIISRYDIQPNLILTRQRIELHLLKEDQITNHFYGVDATSKSGLCNLLRQWCLSCDANPHTFFPRCYMFSEKNEKQAFIDDFTMTAACGILKWVLRTNGKSLQDEVIPSRKEKKEKTAFCMSDAKINNHGPARIVPEDIIVTALVACQFHLYDLTHEDEDDIICAGIVDRKHFISDYYRVMHHGAHIQNSDKYVDYCHQLLCKLRRVNPQLDIDGEKNIWISKPRALSRGRGIRCRNDLKDICSLGWKWVVQKYIERPLLVYGTKFDLRQHFLITDWHPLTIWFYKHSFLRFSSQPFTLERLDTAIHVCNNSIQRKLKNAPNRHPNLPEENMWHSDEFKEYLCTIGKEQVWDSIIIPGMKKALIHSMKATRENVKYKKNSYDLFGSDFLFGENFQPWLLEIQYKPDITKDTPVMKKIVPPMVEDILRVVIDYKDDPNCNVGGFELIYKQANYTGNGILSKEKTFRDLKITTISDP; encoded by the exons TGAG atcaaacaggaatcactagAAAAACAACCTATTGAAGCTAATAGTGAAAGAGAAACGAGTTATGAAGTAAACAGTGAAAGAGAAACAACTATTGAAGCTAATAGTGAAAGAGAAACGAGTAATGAAGTTAATAGCGAAAGAGAAACAACTGTTGAAGCTAATAGTGAAATAGAAACGAGTAATGAAGTTAATAGCGAAAGAGAAACAACTGTTGAAGCTAATAGTGAAATAGAAACAACTAATGAAGTTAATAGCGAAAGAGAAACAACTGTTGAAGCTAATAGTGAAATAGAAACCAGTAATGAAGTTAATAGCGAAAGAGAAACAACTGTTGAAGCTAATAGTGAAAGAGAAACAACTAATGAAGTTAATAGCGAAAGAGAAACAACTGTTGAAGCTAAGAAGAAAAGAGAAACTACTACTAAAGCTCATAGGAAAAGAAAGGCGGCTAACAAATCTAATAGTACAAGAAAAACTGCTAAGAAGCCTAATG TTTCACCTGAACGGGATAAATTGTACTGTGACGAATGTGTATCCAGACAGAAGAGATGCTTCGAAGATCAGGTTAAAACAGCAGTTGCG AAAAAGAACGTTTTCTGGACTGACTTTAAAGGATCCAATGACTTCGAGAGAGGCCTATTAAGTAGAGGATGGGTGAAGAAAATCGCCCCCACCTTca ATGCTGGTCCCAAGAAAACTATATTTTGTGACCCAACATATGGACATGAG attatAAGTCGTTATGACATACAACCCAACCTCATCCTGACACGCCAAAGAATTGAACTCCATCTTCTGAAAGAGGATCAGATAACCAATCACTTTTACGGTGTGGACGCCACAAGCAAG AGTGGTCTGTGCAATCTATTAAGGCAATGGTGTTTGTCGTGTGATGCAAATCCACACACTTTCTTCCCTCGTTGCTACATGTTtagtgagaaaaatgaaaaacaagcatTCATTG ATGACTTTACCATGACTGCGGCTTGTGGTATCCTAAAATGGGTTTTGAGAACCAATGGGAAGTCTTTGCAAGATGAAGTTATTCCCAGccggaaagaaaagaaagaaaaaacggCTTTTTGCATGTCAG ATGCTAAAATAAACAATCATGGCCCTGCAAGAATTGTTCCAGAAGATATTATAGTAACAGCCCTTGTGGCTTGCCAGTTTCATCTGTACGACTTGACACATGAGGATGAAGACGACATAATATGTGCCGGGATAGTTGATAGAAAACATTTCATAAGTGACTACTATCGGGTTATGCA TCATGGTGCGCACATACAGAATTCAGACAAGTATGTTGATTACTGCCACCAATTGTTATGTAAGCTGAGAAGAGTGAACCCACAACTAGATAtagatggagaaaaaaacatctggATTTCAAAACCAAGAGCTCTATCTAGAGGAAGAG GGATACGTTGCAGAAATGATCTGAAAGACATATGTTCCTTGGGATGGAAATGGGTGGTTCAAAAGTACATAGAGAGGCCACTTCTTGTATATGGAACCAAATTTGATCTCCGTCAGCATTTCCTCATAACGGACTGGCACCCCTTAACTATCTGGTTCTATAAGCACAGTTTCCTCCGTTTCTCATCTCAGCCCTTCACGCTGGAGAGATTAGATAC CGCCATCCATGTATGTAATAACAGCATACAGAGAAAATTAAAGAATGCACCAAATCGTCACCCCAACCTGCCTGAAGAAAACATGTGGCACAGTGACGAATTCAAAGAGTATCTTTGTACAATCGGAAAAGAGCAAGTCTGGGATTCAATCATTATACCAGGGATGAAGAAAGCCCTCATTCATTCAATGAAGGCCACTCGGGAAAATGTGAAGTACAAGAAAAACAGTTATGACCTTTTTGGTTCAGATTTTCTGTTTGGAGAAAACTTCCAGCCCTGGCTACTTGAGATACAATACAAACCTGACATAACCAAAGACACGCCAGTAATGAAGAAAATTGTTCCACCAATGGTAGAGGACATTCTACGTGTGGTGATTGATTACAAGGATGACCCTAACTGTAATGTGGGAGGATTTGAACTTATATATAAACAG GCAAATTATACTGGAA ATGGGATTCtcagtaaagaaaaaacatttagagaTCTGAAGATAACAACCATCTCTGATCCATAA
- the LOC121401589 gene encoding tubulin monoglycylase TTLL3-like isoform X1, with translation MNTLTKRLWKCISYCFPFRKKKPNDNAVEEIEIKQESLEKQPIEANSERETSYEVNSERETTIEANSERETSNEVNSERETTVEANSEIETSNEVNSERETTVEANSEIETTNEVNSERETTVEANSEIETSNEVNSERETTVEANSERETTNEVNSERETTVEAKKKRETTTKAHRKRKAANKSNSTRKTAKKPNVSPERDKLYCDECVSRQKRCFEDQVKTAVAKKNVFWTDFKGSNDFERGLLSRGWVKKIAPTFNAGPKKTIFCDPTYGHEIISRYDIQPNLILTRQRIELHLLKEDQITNHFYGVDATSKSGLCNLLRQWCLSCDANPHTFFPRCYMFSEKNEKQAFIDDFTMTAACGILKWVLRTNGKSLQDEVIPSRKEKKEKTAFCMSDAKINNHGPARIVPEDIIVTALVACQFHLYDLTHEDEDDIICAGIVDRKHFISDYYRVMHHGAHIQNSDKYVDYCHQLLCKLRRVNPQLDIDGEKNIWISKPRALSRGRGIRCRNDLKDICSLGWKWVVQKYIERPLLVYGTKFDLRQHFLITDWHPLTIWFYKHSFLRFSSQPFTLERLDTAIHVCNNSIQRKLKNAPNRHPNLPEENMWHSDEFKEYLCTIGKEQVWDSIIIPGMKKALIHSMKATRENVKYKKNSYDLFGSDFLFGENFQPWLLEIQYKPDITKDTPVMKKIVPPMVEDILRVVIDYKDDPNCNVGGFELIYKQANYTGNVSRSAPNTRTDARHPGLSSYFTS, from the exons TGAG atcaaacaggaatcactagAAAAACAACCTATTGAAGCTAATAGTGAAAGAGAAACGAGTTATGAAGTAAACAGTGAAAGAGAAACAACTATTGAAGCTAATAGTGAAAGAGAAACGAGTAATGAAGTTAATAGCGAAAGAGAAACAACTGTTGAAGCTAATAGTGAAATAGAAACGAGTAATGAAGTTAATAGCGAAAGAGAAACAACTGTTGAAGCTAATAGTGAAATAGAAACAACTAATGAAGTTAATAGCGAAAGAGAAACAACTGTTGAAGCTAATAGTGAAATAGAAACCAGTAATGAAGTTAATAGCGAAAGAGAAACAACTGTTGAAGCTAATAGTGAAAGAGAAACAACTAATGAAGTTAATAGCGAAAGAGAAACAACTGTTGAAGCTAAGAAGAAAAGAGAAACTACTACTAAAGCTCATAGGAAAAGAAAGGCGGCTAACAAATCTAATAGTACAAGAAAAACTGCTAAGAAGCCTAATG TTTCACCTGAACGGGATAAATTGTACTGTGACGAATGTGTATCCAGACAGAAGAGATGCTTCGAAGATCAGGTTAAAACAGCAGTTGCG AAAAAGAACGTTTTCTGGACTGACTTTAAAGGATCCAATGACTTCGAGAGAGGCCTATTAAGTAGAGGATGGGTGAAGAAAATCGCCCCCACCTTca ATGCTGGTCCCAAGAAAACTATATTTTGTGACCCAACATATGGACATGAG attatAAGTCGTTATGACATACAACCCAACCTCATCCTGACACGCCAAAGAATTGAACTCCATCTTCTGAAAGAGGATCAGATAACCAATCACTTTTACGGTGTGGACGCCACAAGCAAG AGTGGTCTGTGCAATCTATTAAGGCAATGGTGTTTGTCGTGTGATGCAAATCCACACACTTTCTTCCCTCGTTGCTACATGTTtagtgagaaaaatgaaaaacaagcatTCATTG ATGACTTTACCATGACTGCGGCTTGTGGTATCCTAAAATGGGTTTTGAGAACCAATGGGAAGTCTTTGCAAGATGAAGTTATTCCCAGccggaaagaaaagaaagaaaaaacggCTTTTTGCATGTCAG ATGCTAAAATAAACAATCATGGCCCTGCAAGAATTGTTCCAGAAGATATTATAGTAACAGCCCTTGTGGCTTGCCAGTTTCATCTGTACGACTTGACACATGAGGATGAAGACGACATAATATGTGCCGGGATAGTTGATAGAAAACATTTCATAAGTGACTACTATCGGGTTATGCA TCATGGTGCGCACATACAGAATTCAGACAAGTATGTTGATTACTGCCACCAATTGTTATGTAAGCTGAGAAGAGTGAACCCACAACTAGATAtagatggagaaaaaaacatctggATTTCAAAACCAAGAGCTCTATCTAGAGGAAGAG GGATACGTTGCAGAAATGATCTGAAAGACATATGTTCCTTGGGATGGAAATGGGTGGTTCAAAAGTACATAGAGAGGCCACTTCTTGTATATGGAACCAAATTTGATCTCCGTCAGCATTTCCTCATAACGGACTGGCACCCCTTAACTATCTGGTTCTATAAGCACAGTTTCCTCCGTTTCTCATCTCAGCCCTTCACGCTGGAGAGATTAGATAC CGCCATCCATGTATGTAATAACAGCATACAGAGAAAATTAAAGAATGCACCAAATCGTCACCCCAACCTGCCTGAAGAAAACATGTGGCACAGTGACGAATTCAAAGAGTATCTTTGTACAATCGGAAAAGAGCAAGTCTGGGATTCAATCATTATACCAGGGATGAAGAAAGCCCTCATTCATTCAATGAAGGCCACTCGGGAAAATGTGAAGTACAAGAAAAACAGTTATGACCTTTTTGGTTCAGATTTTCTGTTTGGAGAAAACTTCCAGCCCTGGCTACTTGAGATACAATACAAACCTGACATAACCAAAGACACGCCAGTAATGAAGAAAATTGTTCCACCAATGGTAGAGGACATTCTACGTGTGGTGATTGATTACAAGGATGACCCTAACTGTAATGTGGGAGGATTTGAACTTATATATAAACAG GCAAATTATACTGGAAatgtgtcacggtcagcacccaacaccagaacagatgccaggcaccctggtctcagctcgtacttcaccagttaa